One Solanum lycopersicum chromosome 2, SLM_r2.1 genomic region harbors:
- the LOC101254863 gene encoding uncharacterized protein, whose protein sequence is MPSLRMKTKLATSSSKEKNGLHVCPNSSVISKSSLSRTRSVQNADEVADLIHNTHDVPSYYKVHPHQVGRNGDHANDLVDDLLEKQQPPVTDSANLDTTVLESVQESTVVICKPSSETIFSPSVEPVSGAHSESDIPSDGANNDFYVPQLETEDSDSSRSSCEHQTCNVSDFYISDMIVSCLAVEGETIYDNSLTDRFLADYKCEEPNIFNNVDEEYLLLPFLEDTAAASYSQVCRTSSEETAVQSDDSSLYMAIHQLRSSEQSDAFTYLESDQAECFDPHIFIRNLPDILERPSILPNESETCKPITLVLDLDETLVHSTLEHCDDADFTFPVFFSMKEHIVYVKQRPHLQTFLERVAEMFDIVIFTASQSIYAKQLLDILDPDGKIISRRAYRESCIFSDGSYTKDLTVLGVDLAKVVIVDNSPQVFRLQVNNGIPIKSWFDDPSDSALISLLPFLETLADADDVRPIIAKKFGNKE, encoded by the exons ATGCCATCTCTAAGAATGAAGACAAAGCTAGCCACATCCAGttcgaaagaaaaaaatggtCTCCATGTCTGTCCAAATTCTAGTGTCATATCCAAGAGTTCTCTCTCTCGAACCAGAAGTGTGCAGAATGCAGACGAAGTTGCAGATCTGATTCACAATACTCATGATG TTCCTAGCTACTACAAAGTTCATCCACACCAAGTCGGAAGAAATGGTGATCATGCTAATGATTTGGTAGATGACCTTCTTGAAAAGCAACAGCCACCTGTTACTGATTCTGCAAACCTTGATACCACG GTTTTGGAATCGGTGCAGGAGTCTACAGTAGTGATCTGCAAACCAAGTTCAGAGACAATCTTTTCACCTAGTGTGGAGCCTGTTAGTGGTGCGCACAGTGAGTCTGATATACCAAGTGATGGAG CAAACAATGATTTTTATGTACCCCAATTGGAGACTGAAGATAGTGATAGCAGCAGAAGTTCGTGTGAACATCAGACGTGCAATGTTTCAGATTTCTACATCTCTGATATGATTGTTTCTTGTTTGGCTGTTGAGGGTGAAACCATCTATGATAACAGTTTGACTGACAGGTTCTTGGCTGATTACAAGTGTGAAGaaccaaatatttttaataatgttGATGAGGAATACTTGCTGTTGCCTTTCCTTGAAGACACTGCAGCAGCTAGCTATAGTCAAGTGTGCAGAACGTCTAGTGAAGAAACTGCTGTTCAGTCTGATGATTCGAGCTTATACATGGCAATTCACCAGCTTAGATCATCTGAACAATCTGATGCTTTCACATATTTAGAATCTGATCAAGCAGAATGCTTTGACCCACATATATTCATAAGAAATTTGCCAGACATATTAGAGAGGCCAAGTATTTTGCCAAACGAATCAGAAACATGCAAACCGATCACCCTAGTACTTGACCTAGATG AAACACTTGTTCATTCTACACTGGAGCACTGTGACGATGCAGACTTCACATTTCCTGTTTTCTTCAGCATGAAAGAACACATTGTCTATGTGAAACAGCGGCCTCACCTCCAGACATTCTTGGAGAGAGTTGCAGAGATGTTTGACATTGTAATTTTTACTGCTAGTCAGAGCATATATGCGAAGCAATTGTTGGATATTCTGGATCCAGATGGAAAGATTATCTCAAGGCGAGCATATCGTGAATCATGCATCTTCTCTGATGGAAGTTATACAAAGGATTTAACGGTATTAGGTGTTGATCTGGCAAAAGTTGTCATTGTAGATAATTCCCCACAG GTTTTCAGATTGCAAGTGAATAATGGGATTCCTATTAAGAGTTGGTTTGATGATCCTTCAGACTCTGCACTAATTTCTTTACTTCCATTCCTAGAGACACTGGCTGATGCTGATGATGTCCGACCTATTATTGCTAAGAAATTCGGTAACAAGGAATAA